One genomic window of Cricetulus griseus strain 17A/GY chromosome 3, alternate assembly CriGri-PICRH-1.0, whole genome shotgun sequence includes the following:
- the CUNH16orf92 gene encoding uncharacterized protein C16orf92 homolog — MKLRQWVSVWVCLWMAELGTVETAPRRDVTKASTPGADTQLFIDRPDFFDYPDSDQDSLFAVAQFIGEKPVTFVKTGSGPGLFQHILVGMLAVAFFLFLFQFCTHVSFQKGA; from the exons ATGAAGCTGCGGCAGTGGGTGTCCGTATGGGTGTGCCTGTGGATGGCTGAACTGGGGACTGTAGAAACAG CACCAAGAAGAGATGTCACCAAGGCCTCGACACCAGGAGCCGACACCCAGCTCTTCATAGACAGGCCTGACTTCTTTGACTACCCAGACTCAGACCAAGATAGTCTTTTTGCTGTGGCCCAGTTTATTGGAGAGAAACCTGTGACCTTTGTTAAGACAG GTTCCGGCCCTGGGCTCTTCCAGCACATCCTGGTGGGCATGTTGGCAgtggctttcttcctcttccttttccagttCTGCACGCACGT GAGCTTCCAGAAAGGAGCCTAA